From Eubalaena glacialis isolate mEubGla1 chromosome 5, mEubGla1.1.hap2.+ XY, whole genome shotgun sequence, one genomic window encodes:
- the TRAM1L1 gene encoding translocating chain-associated membrane protein 1-like 1 — translation MTFRKKGTKNPPVLSQEFILQNHADLVACVGMFFVLGLMFEGTAEVSIVFITLQHGVTFPAEEAEERATAPKFLYHYGAKDLATVFFYMLVAIIIHATIQEYVLDRINRRMQFPKPKQSKFNESGQFSVFFLVSCIWGTFILLSENCLSDLSLLWRAHPNNMMTFQMKFFYISQLAYWFHAFPELYFQRIKPQDLSQQVVYVGLHLFHIAGAYLLYLNHLGLLLLMMHYFVEFLSHFCDLFYFSDEKYQKEFSLWAIVFILGRLVTLIVSVITVGFHLAGGQNGNSDGTTEDVNVLAAKIAVLSSSCTIQAYITWNLFNVQLQRWMEEDAPLQAPSVKKKRTKGRFSRKGTENGVATSNRVDSPHMRKEKSS, via the coding sequence ATGACGTTTCGTAAGAAGGGCACCAAGAACCCCCCAGTCCTGAGCCAGGAATTCATCCTGCAGAATCATGCGGACCTTGTCGCCTGTGTGGGGATGTTCTTCGTGCTGGGGCTCATGTTCGAGGGAACAGCAGAAGTGTCGATCGTTTTTATTACTCTCCAGCACGGTGTTACCTTCCCTGCcgaagaagcagaagaaagagccACAGCACCtaagttcctttatcattatggTGCCAAAGATTTGGCCACAGTGTTCTTCTACATGCTGGTGGCAATCATCATTCACGCCACTATTCAAGAGTATGTCTTGGATAGAATTAACAGGCGAATGCAGTTCCCCAAACCGAAACAAAGCAAATTTAACGAATCTGGTCAGTTTAGTgtattcttccttgtctcttgtatttGGGGCACATTCATTCTACTCTCTGAAAACTGCCTGTCAGACCTGTCTCTCTTATGGAGGGCTCATCCCAATAACATGATGACATTTCAGATGAAGTTTTTCTATATCTCACAGTTGGCTTACTGGTTTCACGCCTTTCCTGAACTCTACTTCCAGAGAATCAAACCTCAAGATCTCTCCCAGCAAGTTGTCTACGTTGGTCTTCACCTCTTTCACATTGCGGGAGCTTACCTCTTGTACTTGAATCACCTGGGACTTCTTCTTTTGATGATGCATTATTTTGTGGAATTCCTTTCCCACTTTTGCGACCTGTTTTATTTTAGCGATGAAAAGTACCAGAAAGAGTTTTCTCTGTGGGCCATTGTGTTTATTTTGGGTCGACTCGTGACTTTAATAGTTTCTGTGATCACTGTTGGTTTTCACCTGGCTGGAGGGCAGAATGGGAATTCGGATGGCACTACCGAAGATGTGAACGTGTTGGCAGCTAAAATTGCTGTTCTGTCATCCAGTTGCACTATCCAAGCGTACATAACATGGAATTTATTTAATGTTCAGCTTCAGAGGTGGATGGAAGAAGATGCTCCTCTTCAGGCCCCAAGTGTGAAGAAGAAACGGACTAAGGGCAGGTTTTctagaaaaggaacagaaaatggtGTGGCAACTTCAAATAGAGTAGACTCTCCCCAtatgaggaaagaaaaatcttcatAA